Within the Bradyrhizobium ottawaense genome, the region GAGGACATAGTCCGCCGATTCCTGTTGGATCTAGCCTCCATCAATGTGCACTTGGACGAGATCCGCCAATTTTGGGCCAAGAGCCTGGGTGTCAGCGGCCCGCAGTGGATGATTATGATGGCGCTCTCCGAACTCGACCGGGGCCAAGGCGTATCTGGAAAGGACGTGTCGAAGCTGCTTCATATTGATCCTTCCTTCATTACGACCCAGACCAAGCTATTAGAACGGGCAGGACTGATCCGAAGGCTGGAATCGAGCGAAGATGCCCGCGTCATCCTGCTGTCTCTGTCGGACAAGGCGCTGCGGCAGATCGGGTCGCTTACATCGAAGCAAGAGTTGTTGAACAAGTTCATATTCGCGGAGATGGACGGCCGCGCGCTTGCGGATATGGTGGAGAAAATTGCTTCTCTGAAGGAGAAGTTGCAGAGGGCGACGTCCAAAATCGCAGCCGAATTCTGAGTTTCAGATTGCGCCGTTTCAGGGAAGCCGACGCGAACGACCTTACCTTTCGGTCATCCGCTGCGCCAAAAGCGCAGGGCCTTGCGCGGTCGGGTGGTTTCTACCATCGCTTCCTGGCCGCCTCGAATAAGCTTTCCGAGCGTCATCGTTAGCTTACGAAGCTCTTCCCTCGTGACGCCATCGAGGAACCGATCGGCACAAGATTGCATCTTACCGGAGATGCCACGTAATTTATTCTCACCTTCAGCGCTTGGCCTCAAAAGCACACTTCGCCCGTCATCTGGATTGGGAGTCTTTATGACCATTTTCTTTAGTTCAAGCTTGTTGCACTCGTGAGTGACAAATGGTCCCGTTACATGAAGATAGTCCGCAATGTCTATTACGGATATCCCTCCCGCTCCAGCGTGTTCGGCAATGACCAGCAGAACATTGAATTGAGGCGCGGTAAGATCCAGCTCCGAGGCCAGTTGGCGGTGAACCGCATCGCTAAGCTCTCGAACGTAAGTGAGATCATATATCAGTTGGGAAAACCTCCGATCAGGGCTCAAGGGGTTCTTCTTGGTCCGAGCCCTGCCATTCAGGTTTTCCGCCATCGCCGTATTCCCGCAACCGCCAAGTCGACGTCAGTCAAGTATATGCCTTAATTAATTGACTAACTCAATCGCCTTTAATCATTAAATTACGAAAGGATTGAGAAGCGACCGGCAGGAGCAGATGCAGACGAATTTGAAGCAGTCAGCCAGCCTATCGACCGCGCGATCAGCTCTCGCCGCGGCATACCGCAGTCTTAATGCCTGACCGATCTCATCGGATGAGGTTGCTCCACCTTCATCTTATGGCGCAGCCAATCGAAGACGAATTCATGGACGAGCGCCAGATTATCAGCCAGGTTGGGGAGCGAGACCGCCTGCGTTCGCCTTCGCCGGTCAAGTGGGACCCTAGCACACTGACGATCATTGGGGCCGAGACTGCGAGTTCGACCGAGCGTCCATCCTTCTCCAATTGCGACCAAACCTTATCAGTGAGCTAACTGATTCCATTGGAGTGAGCCCTCTTCAGCGCCAACTGCTGACGTTGCCTGCGACTCCATCCAGCCCTCCAAGGTCATTTCTCAGGAAGGGTTCCAAATGACACGAGCCCCAGCACGGTCAAGGCGCGCGGGACGAGTCCGCGCCGAAGCCGCCTTCAGGTAACGAGCAGAACGCTCCGTGGTGTTCACACTACGGCGTTGCGTAGTCCCAAACATCAGGCGGCAGCTTATCCTTGAGCGATGCATACATGGCGTCGCGGAACAGTTTCACCGCCGGATACGGTCGAAGGGCAATCGTGCGCTCCACTATCAGCCCCTGCTCGTTGTCCACGATGACCTCCAAGCTCTCGATCTTGTGGCCGTCCATGGTCCCCTCCCATCGCAAGAAGGTGGTACGCCCATCGAGCTTGAACTCGGCCGTATAGGCACCGGAACCACGCGTCGAGCTCGACTGGGCGAATATCGCCGCGATGACGTCACGCCCCTCGATCGAGCCGTACCAGGATCGGGCTCTTGAATACGATGTTTTCGGCAAGGAG harbors:
- a CDS encoding MarR family winged helix-turn-helix transcriptional regulator, which translates into the protein MGKGTRLARRTAVVSDGKPENRRQEDIVRRFLLDLASINVHLDEIRQFWAKSLGVSGPQWMIMMALSELDRGQGVSGKDVSKLLHIDPSFITTQTKLLERAGLIRRLESSEDARVILLSLSDKALRQIGSLTSKQELLNKFIFAEMDGRALADMVEKIASLKEKLQRATSKIAAEF
- a CDS encoding MarR family winged helix-turn-helix transcriptional regulator, which gives rise to MAENLNGRARTKKNPLSPDRRFSQLIYDLTYVRELSDAVHRQLASELDLTAPQFNVLLVIAEHAGAGGISVIDIADYLHVTGPFVTHECNKLELKKMVIKTPNPDDGRSVLLRPSAEGENKLRGISGKMQSCADRFLDGVTREELRKLTMTLGKLIRGGQEAMVETTRPRKALRFWRSG